A single Cottoperca gobio chromosome 3, fCotGob3.1, whole genome shotgun sequence DNA region contains:
- the rasa3 gene encoding ras GTPase-activating protein 3 isoform X2 translates to MAVEEEGLRVFQSVKIKIGEAKNIPPYPGPNRMRDCYCTVNLDQEEVFRTKIIEKSLCPFYGEDFYCEIPRSFRHLSFYIFDRDVFRRDSSIGKVAVKKEDLQKYHGKDTWFQLQPVSADSEVQGKVHLELRLSEVITDSGVINHKLATRVLECQGLPIVNGQCDPYAAVSLLGPSRSEAKKTKVKRKTNNPQFEEVFYFEVTRPLSYTKRQFDVEEEDVDKLALRVDLWNASNLKFGDEFLGGVRVPLRALDQAGVHDAWYFLQPRENGGKSVKVEELGSLRLNIVYTEDHVFPSEHYTPLRDLLLQSANVEPVSASTAHTLGEVCREKQEAAIPLVRLFLHYGKIVPFISAIAHAEVNRTQDPNTIFRGNSLTSKCIDETMKLAGMHYLRVTLKPIIDEICAENKSCEIDPVKLKESENLDTNRENLRQYVDRIFNVITTSGVRCPTVMCDIFFSLRESAATRFQVDQDVRYTAVSSFIFLRFFAPSILSPNLFQLRPHHPDPATSRTLTLISKTIQTLGSLAKSKSFLDLISTSGKWDQKSIETPIMLKEGFMIKRAQGRNRFGMKNFKKRWFRLTNHEFTYHKTKGEGALCSIPIDNILAVERLEEESFKMKNMFQVIQPERALYIQANNCVEARDWIDILTKVSQCNRKRLSTYHPSAYLNGHWLCCKFSADTAPGCTPCTGGLPANIQLDVDGDRETERIYSLFSTYMTKLIKMQEACGSKSVYDGPEQEEYSTFVIDDPQETYKTLKLIVSAVQTLEQQHTKYKRDKFKKTKIGSQEHPIGDKSFQCYIRQQSESSTYSI, encoded by the exons ATGGCGGTAGAAGAGGAAGGTCTCCGGGTTTTCCAGAgcgttaaaataaaaatag GAGAAGCAAAAAACATCCCTCCGTACCCGGGGCCAAACAGGATGAGGGACTGCTACTGCACCGTCAACCTGGACCAAGAAGAAGTCTTCAGGACCAAGATCATCGAGAAGTCACTGTG TCCGTTCTATGGGGAGGACTTTTACTGCGAGATCCCACGTAGCTTCAGACACCTCTCATTCTACATCTTCGACAGGGACGTCTTCAGGAGGGACTCAAGTATCG GCAAGGTTGCAGTGAAGAAAGAGGACCTGCAGAAATATCACGGCAAAGACACCTGGTTCCAGCTACAACCTGTCAGTGCTGACTCAGAAGTGCAG gGAAAAGTACACCTGGAGCTGCGTCTGAGTGAAGTCATCACAGACAGTGGAGTCATCAACCATAAACTAGCCACACG agtgTTGGAGTGCCAAGGTCTTCCAATCGTCAACGGCCAATGTGATCCCTACGCTGCTGTCTCCTTACTAGGACCTTCAAG GTCGGAAGCTAAGAAGACCAAAGTAAAGAGGAAAACCAACAATCCACAGTTTGAGGAGGTTTTCTATTTTGAG GTGACGCGGCCGTTAAGCTACACAAAGCGGCAGTTTGATGTTGAAGAAGAGGATGTTGACAAGTTGGCACTGAG GGTGGATCTGTGGAACGCCAGCAACCTGAAGTTTGGGGATGAGTTCCTGGGAGGTGTGCGCGTTCCTCTGCGGGCGTTGGATCAGGCTGGGGTCCACGATGCATG GTACTTTCTTCAACCAAGGGAGAACGGAGGGAAGTCAGTGAAGGTAGAAGAGCTCGGATCTCTGCGTCTGAACATTGTTTACACCGAGGACCACGTCTTTCCCTCCGAACACTACACTCCCCTCAGAGATCTACTGCTGCAATCAGCTAATGTAGAG CCCGTGTCGGCGTCCACAGCTCACACTCTGGGAGAGGTGTGTCGAGAGAAACAAGAAGCAGCCATTCCCCTCGTGCGTCTGTTTCTTCACTACGGCAAGATTGTGCCTTTCATCAGCGCCATCGCTCACGCCGAAGTCAACCGCACACA GGATCCTAACACCATTTTCCGGGGAAACTCGCTGACTTCCAAGTGCATTGATGAGACCATGAAGCTGGCAGGAATGCACTATCTGCGAGTCACACTGAAACCCATTATAGATGAG ATCTGCGCTGAAAACAAATCCTGTGAAATTGACCCGGTCAAGCTCAAAGAATCGGAGAACCTGGATACAAACAGG GAAAATCTTCGGCAGTATGTGGACCGTATCTTCAACGTTATCACCACATCCGGCGTTCGCTGTCCCACCGTAATGTGTGATATCTTCTTCTCTTTGAGAGAGTCCGCTGCCACCCGTTTCCAAG TTGACCAAGATGTCCGATACACAGCAGTGAGCAGTTTCATTTTCCTGCGTTTCTTCGCTCCATCCATCCTTTCTCCCAACTTGTTCCAACTACGACCGCACCATCCA GATCCCGCCACCTCTCGAACCCTCACCCTCATCTCCAAGACGATCCAGACCCTGGGAAGTCTCGCCAAGTCTAAATCT TTCCTGGACCTGATCTCCACATCTGGCAAATGGGATCAGAAGAGTATTGAAACACCAATCATGCTCAAAGAGGG ATTCATGATAAAGAGAGCACAAGGCAGAAACCGGTTCGGAATGAAGAACTTCAAGAAGAGATGGTTTCGTCTCACCAATCACGAGTTCACTTACCACAAGACGAAAG GTGAGGGCGCTCTGTGCAGCATTCCCATAGACAACATTCTGGCTGTAGAGAGGCTAGAGGAGGAGTCTTTCAAGATGAAAAAT ATGTTCCAGGTTATTCAGCCAGAGCGGGCGCTCTACATCCAGGCCAACAACTGCGTTGAGGCGCGTGACTGGATCGACATCCTGACCAAAGTCAGCCAGTGCAACCGCAAACGCCTAAGCACGTACCATCCTTCAGCCTACCTCAACGGCCACTGGCTCTGCTGCAAGTTCTCAGCAGACACGGCCCCTGGGTGTACGCCCTGCACTGG CGGCCTCCCAGCAAACATCCAGCTGGACgtagatggagacagagagacggagaggattTATTCCCTGTTCAGCACATACATGACCAAACTGATCAAGATGCAAG AGGCCTGCGGCAGTAAATCTGTGTACGACGGGCCCGAACAGGAGGAGTACTCCACCTTTGTCATTGATGACCCCCAGGAGACCTACAAAACCCTGAAACTGATTGTTTCAGCCGTTCAGACCTTGGAGCAGCAGCACACCAAGTACAAACGTGACAAGTTCAAGAAGACAAAGATAGGCAGCCA GGAGCATCCGATTGGAGACAAGAGTTTTCAGTGCTACATCCGCCAGCAGTCTGAGAGCTCCACCTACTCCATCTAG
- the rasa3 gene encoding ras GTPase-activating protein 3 isoform X1, with the protein MAVEEEGLRVFQSVKIKIGEAKNIPPYPGPNRMRDCYCTVNLDQEEVFRTKIIEKSLCPFYGEDFYCEIPRSFRHLSFYIFDRDVFRRDSSIGKVAVKKEDLQKYHGKDTWFQLQPVSADSEVQGKVHLELRLSEVITDSGVINHKLATRVLECQGLPIVNGQCDPYAAVSLLGPSRSEAKKTKVKRKTNNPQFEEVFYFEVTRPLSYTKRQFDVEEEDVDKLALRVDLWNASNLKFGDEFLGGVRVPLRALDQAGVHDAWYFLQPRENGGKSVKVEELGSLRLNIVYTEDHVFPSEHYTPLRDLLLQSANVEPVSASTAHTLGEVCREKQEAAIPLVRLFLHYGKIVPFISAIAHAEVNRTQDPNTIFRGNSLTSKCIDETMKLAGMHYLRVTLKPIIDEICAENKSCEIDPVKLKESENLDTNRENLRQYVDRIFNVITTSGVRCPTVMCDIFFSLRESAATRFQVDQDVRYTAVSSFIFLRFFAPSILSPNLFQLRPHHPDPATSRTLTLISKTIQTLGSLAKSKSANFKESYMAAFYDYFNEQKYADAVKNFLDLISTSGKWDQKSIETPIMLKEGFMIKRAQGRNRFGMKNFKKRWFRLTNHEFTYHKTKGEGALCSIPIDNILAVERLEEESFKMKNMFQVIQPERALYIQANNCVEARDWIDILTKVSQCNRKRLSTYHPSAYLNGHWLCCKFSADTAPGCTPCTGGLPANIQLDVDGDRETERIYSLFSTYMTKLIKMQEACGSKSVYDGPEQEEYSTFVIDDPQETYKTLKLIVSAVQTLEQQHTKYKRDKFKKTKIGSQEHPIGDKSFQCYIRQQSESSTYSI; encoded by the exons ATGGCGGTAGAAGAGGAAGGTCTCCGGGTTTTCCAGAgcgttaaaataaaaatag GAGAAGCAAAAAACATCCCTCCGTACCCGGGGCCAAACAGGATGAGGGACTGCTACTGCACCGTCAACCTGGACCAAGAAGAAGTCTTCAGGACCAAGATCATCGAGAAGTCACTGTG TCCGTTCTATGGGGAGGACTTTTACTGCGAGATCCCACGTAGCTTCAGACACCTCTCATTCTACATCTTCGACAGGGACGTCTTCAGGAGGGACTCAAGTATCG GCAAGGTTGCAGTGAAGAAAGAGGACCTGCAGAAATATCACGGCAAAGACACCTGGTTCCAGCTACAACCTGTCAGTGCTGACTCAGAAGTGCAG gGAAAAGTACACCTGGAGCTGCGTCTGAGTGAAGTCATCACAGACAGTGGAGTCATCAACCATAAACTAGCCACACG agtgTTGGAGTGCCAAGGTCTTCCAATCGTCAACGGCCAATGTGATCCCTACGCTGCTGTCTCCTTACTAGGACCTTCAAG GTCGGAAGCTAAGAAGACCAAAGTAAAGAGGAAAACCAACAATCCACAGTTTGAGGAGGTTTTCTATTTTGAG GTGACGCGGCCGTTAAGCTACACAAAGCGGCAGTTTGATGTTGAAGAAGAGGATGTTGACAAGTTGGCACTGAG GGTGGATCTGTGGAACGCCAGCAACCTGAAGTTTGGGGATGAGTTCCTGGGAGGTGTGCGCGTTCCTCTGCGGGCGTTGGATCAGGCTGGGGTCCACGATGCATG GTACTTTCTTCAACCAAGGGAGAACGGAGGGAAGTCAGTGAAGGTAGAAGAGCTCGGATCTCTGCGTCTGAACATTGTTTACACCGAGGACCACGTCTTTCCCTCCGAACACTACACTCCCCTCAGAGATCTACTGCTGCAATCAGCTAATGTAGAG CCCGTGTCGGCGTCCACAGCTCACACTCTGGGAGAGGTGTGTCGAGAGAAACAAGAAGCAGCCATTCCCCTCGTGCGTCTGTTTCTTCACTACGGCAAGATTGTGCCTTTCATCAGCGCCATCGCTCACGCCGAAGTCAACCGCACACA GGATCCTAACACCATTTTCCGGGGAAACTCGCTGACTTCCAAGTGCATTGATGAGACCATGAAGCTGGCAGGAATGCACTATCTGCGAGTCACACTGAAACCCATTATAGATGAG ATCTGCGCTGAAAACAAATCCTGTGAAATTGACCCGGTCAAGCTCAAAGAATCGGAGAACCTGGATACAAACAGG GAAAATCTTCGGCAGTATGTGGACCGTATCTTCAACGTTATCACCACATCCGGCGTTCGCTGTCCCACCGTAATGTGTGATATCTTCTTCTCTTTGAGAGAGTCCGCTGCCACCCGTTTCCAAG TTGACCAAGATGTCCGATACACAGCAGTGAGCAGTTTCATTTTCCTGCGTTTCTTCGCTCCATCCATCCTTTCTCCCAACTTGTTCCAACTACGACCGCACCATCCA GATCCCGCCACCTCTCGAACCCTCACCCTCATCTCCAAGACGATCCAGACCCTGGGAAGTCTCGCCAAGTCTAAATCT GCCAATTTCAAAGAGTCTTACATGGCTGCATTTTACGACTACTTCAATGAGCAGAAATATGCGGACGCTGTGAAGAAT TTCCTGGACCTGATCTCCACATCTGGCAAATGGGATCAGAAGAGTATTGAAACACCAATCATGCTCAAAGAGGG ATTCATGATAAAGAGAGCACAAGGCAGAAACCGGTTCGGAATGAAGAACTTCAAGAAGAGATGGTTTCGTCTCACCAATCACGAGTTCACTTACCACAAGACGAAAG GTGAGGGCGCTCTGTGCAGCATTCCCATAGACAACATTCTGGCTGTAGAGAGGCTAGAGGAGGAGTCTTTCAAGATGAAAAAT ATGTTCCAGGTTATTCAGCCAGAGCGGGCGCTCTACATCCAGGCCAACAACTGCGTTGAGGCGCGTGACTGGATCGACATCCTGACCAAAGTCAGCCAGTGCAACCGCAAACGCCTAAGCACGTACCATCCTTCAGCCTACCTCAACGGCCACTGGCTCTGCTGCAAGTTCTCAGCAGACACGGCCCCTGGGTGTACGCCCTGCACTGG CGGCCTCCCAGCAAACATCCAGCTGGACgtagatggagacagagagacggagaggattTATTCCCTGTTCAGCACATACATGACCAAACTGATCAAGATGCAAG AGGCCTGCGGCAGTAAATCTGTGTACGACGGGCCCGAACAGGAGGAGTACTCCACCTTTGTCATTGATGACCCCCAGGAGACCTACAAAACCCTGAAACTGATTGTTTCAGCCGTTCAGACCTTGGAGCAGCAGCACACCAAGTACAAACGTGACAAGTTCAAGAAGACAAAGATAGGCAGCCA GGAGCATCCGATTGGAGACAAGAGTTTTCAGTGCTACATCCGCCAGCAGTCTGAGAGCTCCACCTACTCCATCTAG
- the pros1 gene encoding vitamin K-dependent protein S isoform X3 has product MWRKKRALGESLACLVFLVTLVDAYRFLSQSTASQFLSRHKRANSLFEESKKGNLERECIEELCNKEEAREIFENQPETEYFYPKYVACLGSHRVGIKNPNMDAIPSDLRTCVREISDQCTPPPCYKEGSTRCVDGQASFTCECKSGWKGPRCEDDIDECSDPEFPAGCNQKCYNLPGSFHCMCEEGYFITDKVSCVDIDECLLYHSICEEPAKCVNTPGIYECQCPLGFKYNFTSKTCDDIDECQLNVCEETCINTEGSYTCHCDGRQGLRLAEGQRYCERIPVCVELYDHRHPEMLYLGEQFAGLSVIYLRYRLPENTKFTAEFDFRTFDPEGVVLYAESSQDSWFMLGLRDGRIEVQFKNQHTFKVTSGGKAINDGQWHVISVDELESSISVKISKEAVMSINSPESLFTSVNGILETKIYIAGLPNRTDNIIKPINPRLDGCIRGWNLMNQGASGIKEVIQEKKSKHCFVYVERGSFFSGAGLALFNIDYSEK; this is encoded by the exons ATGTGGAGAAAGAAACGGGCACTTGGGGAATCCTTGGCTTGTCTCGTATTTCTCGTGACGCTCGTCGATGCTTATcgat TCCTAAGCCAGAGCACAGCCTCCCAGTTCCTGAGCAGGCATAAGAGAGCCAACTCTCTGTTTGAGGAGAGCAAGAAGGGCAACCTGGAGAGGGAGTGCATCGAGGAGCTGTGCAACAAGGAGGAGGCCAGGGAGATCTTTGAGAACCAGCCAGAGACG GAATACTTCTATCCCAAATATGTTG CGTGCCTGGGTTCACACCGTGTCGGCATCAAAAACCCGAACATGGATGCCATCCCGTCAGACCTCCGCACCTGTGTGAGGG AGATCAGTGACCAGTGCACGCCACCTCCATGCTACAAGGAAGGTTCAACGCGCTGTGTGGACGGACAGGCCTCCTTCACGTGTGAGTGTAAATCCGGCTGGAAGGGGCCGCGCTGTGAGGACG ACATCGATGAGTGTTCAGATCCTGAATTTCCAGCGGGATGCAACCAAAAATGTTACAACTTGCCCGGTAGTTTCCACTGCATGTGTGAAGAAGGCTACTTCATCACAGACAAAGTCAGCTGCGTGG ATATCGATGAATGCCTGTTGTACCACAGTATCTGTGAAGAACCGGCCAAATGTGTCAACACGCCGGGCATATACGAGTGCCAGTGTCCCCTGGGTTTCAAATATAACTTCACATCAAAGACCTGCGACG ACATAGATGAGTGCCAGTTGAATGTGTGCGAAGAAACTTGTATAAACACAGAGGGCAGCTACACGTGCCACTGTGATGGTCGTCAGGGTCTTCGTTTGGCAGAGGGTCAGCGTTACTGTGAAAGGATCCCTGTTTGTGTGGAACTGTACGACCACAGACACCCTGAGATGCTTTACCTGGGGGAGCAGTTTGCGGGCCTTTCTGTTATCTATCTGCGCTACCGTCTGCCGGAGAACACAAA GTTCACAGCAGAGTTTGACTTCCGTACATTTGACCCAGAGGGAGTGGTGCTGTATGCAGAGTCCTCGCAGGACTCGTGGTTCATGTTGGGGCTAAGAGATGGTCGCATTGAAGTCCAGTTCAAAAACCAGCACACATTCAAAGTTACAAGCGGAGGAAAAGCTATCAATGATGGACAGTGGCATGTG ATCTCTGTGGATGAACTGGAGAGCAGCATCAGTGTGAAGATCAGCAAAGAAGCTGTGATGAGCATCAACAGCCCGGAGAGTCTCTTTACTTCAGTTAATGGCATACTGGAGACCAAGATCTACATCGCTGGTCTGCCCAACCGCACTGACAACATCATCAAACCT ATCAACCCTCGACTTGACGGCTGCATCCGGGGCTGGAACCTGATGAACCAGGGAGCCTCTGGGATAAAGGAGGTCATTCAGGAGAAGAAGAGTAAACATTGCTTTGTGTATGTGGAACGAGGGTCTTTCTTCTCTGGGGCAGGACTGGCACTCTTCAACATTGACTAC
- the pros1 gene encoding vitamin K-dependent protein S isoform X4 has protein sequence MWRKKRALGESLACLVFLVTLVDAYRFLSQSTASQFLSRHKRANSLFEESKKGNLERECIEELCNKEEAREIFENQPETEYFYPKYVACLGSHRVGIKNPNMDAIPSDLRTCVREISDQCTPPPCYKEGSTRCVDGQASFTCECKSGWKGPRCEDDIDECSDPEFPAGCNQKCYNLPGSFHCMCEEGYFITDKVSCVDIDECLLYHSICEEPAKCVNTPGIYECQCPLGFKYNFTSKTCDDIDECQLNVCEETCINTEGSYTCHCDGRQGLRLAEGQRYCERIPVCVELYDHRHPEMLYLGEQFAGLSVIYLRYRLPENTKFTAEFDFRTFDPEGVVLYAESSQDSWFMLGLRDGRIEVQFKNQHTFKVTSGGKAINDGQWHVISVDELESSISVKISKEAVMSINSPESLFTSVNGILETKIYIAGLPNRTDNIIKPINPRLDGCIRGWNLMNQGASGIKEVIQEKKSKHCFVYVERGSFFSGAGLALFNIDYSE, from the exons ATGTGGAGAAAGAAACGGGCACTTGGGGAATCCTTGGCTTGTCTCGTATTTCTCGTGACGCTCGTCGATGCTTATcgat TCCTAAGCCAGAGCACAGCCTCCCAGTTCCTGAGCAGGCATAAGAGAGCCAACTCTCTGTTTGAGGAGAGCAAGAAGGGCAACCTGGAGAGGGAGTGCATCGAGGAGCTGTGCAACAAGGAGGAGGCCAGGGAGATCTTTGAGAACCAGCCAGAGACG GAATACTTCTATCCCAAATATGTTG CGTGCCTGGGTTCACACCGTGTCGGCATCAAAAACCCGAACATGGATGCCATCCCGTCAGACCTCCGCACCTGTGTGAGGG AGATCAGTGACCAGTGCACGCCACCTCCATGCTACAAGGAAGGTTCAACGCGCTGTGTGGACGGACAGGCCTCCTTCACGTGTGAGTGTAAATCCGGCTGGAAGGGGCCGCGCTGTGAGGACG ACATCGATGAGTGTTCAGATCCTGAATTTCCAGCGGGATGCAACCAAAAATGTTACAACTTGCCCGGTAGTTTCCACTGCATGTGTGAAGAAGGCTACTTCATCACAGACAAAGTCAGCTGCGTGG ATATCGATGAATGCCTGTTGTACCACAGTATCTGTGAAGAACCGGCCAAATGTGTCAACACGCCGGGCATATACGAGTGCCAGTGTCCCCTGGGTTTCAAATATAACTTCACATCAAAGACCTGCGACG ACATAGATGAGTGCCAGTTGAATGTGTGCGAAGAAACTTGTATAAACACAGAGGGCAGCTACACGTGCCACTGTGATGGTCGTCAGGGTCTTCGTTTGGCAGAGGGTCAGCGTTACTGTGAAAGGATCCCTGTTTGTGTGGAACTGTACGACCACAGACACCCTGAGATGCTTTACCTGGGGGAGCAGTTTGCGGGCCTTTCTGTTATCTATCTGCGCTACCGTCTGCCGGAGAACACAAA GTTCACAGCAGAGTTTGACTTCCGTACATTTGACCCAGAGGGAGTGGTGCTGTATGCAGAGTCCTCGCAGGACTCGTGGTTCATGTTGGGGCTAAGAGATGGTCGCATTGAAGTCCAGTTCAAAAACCAGCACACATTCAAAGTTACAAGCGGAGGAAAAGCTATCAATGATGGACAGTGGCATGTG ATCTCTGTGGATGAACTGGAGAGCAGCATCAGTGTGAAGATCAGCAAAGAAGCTGTGATGAGCATCAACAGCCCGGAGAGTCTCTTTACTTCAGTTAATGGCATACTGGAGACCAAGATCTACATCGCTGGTCTGCCCAACCGCACTGACAACATCATCAAACCT ATCAACCCTCGACTTGACGGCTGCATCCGGGGCTGGAACCTGATGAACCAGGGAGCCTCTGGGATAAAGGAGGTCATTCAGGAGAAGAAGAGTAAACATTGCTTTGTGTATGTGGAACGAGGGTCTTTCTTCTCTGGGGCAGGACTGGCACTCTTCAACATTGACTAC
- the rasa3 gene encoding ras GTPase-activating protein 3 isoform X3 has protein sequence MRDCYCTVNLDQEEVFRTKIIEKSLCPFYGEDFYCEIPRSFRHLSFYIFDRDVFRRDSSIGKVAVKKEDLQKYHGKDTWFQLQPVSADSEVQGKVHLELRLSEVITDSGVINHKLATRVLECQGLPIVNGQCDPYAAVSLLGPSRSEAKKTKVKRKTNNPQFEEVFYFEVTRPLSYTKRQFDVEEEDVDKLALRVDLWNASNLKFGDEFLGGVRVPLRALDQAGVHDAWYFLQPRENGGKSVKVEELGSLRLNIVYTEDHVFPSEHYTPLRDLLLQSANVEPVSASTAHTLGEVCREKQEAAIPLVRLFLHYGKIVPFISAIAHAEVNRTQDPNTIFRGNSLTSKCIDETMKLAGMHYLRVTLKPIIDEICAENKSCEIDPVKLKESENLDTNRENLRQYVDRIFNVITTSGVRCPTVMCDIFFSLRESAATRFQVDQDVRYTAVSSFIFLRFFAPSILSPNLFQLRPHHPDPATSRTLTLISKTIQTLGSLAKSKSANFKESYMAAFYDYFNEQKYADAVKNFLDLISTSGKWDQKSIETPIMLKEGFMIKRAQGRNRFGMKNFKKRWFRLTNHEFTYHKTKGEGALCSIPIDNILAVERLEEESFKMKNMFQVIQPERALYIQANNCVEARDWIDILTKVSQCNRKRLSTYHPSAYLNGHWLCCKFSADTAPGCTPCTGGLPANIQLDVDGDRETERIYSLFSTYMTKLIKMQEACGSKSVYDGPEQEEYSTFVIDDPQETYKTLKLIVSAVQTLEQQHTKYKRDKFKKTKIGSQEHPIGDKSFQCYIRQQSESSTYSI, from the exons ATGAGGGACTGCTACTGCACCGTCAACCTGGACCAAGAAGAAGTCTTCAGGACCAAGATCATCGAGAAGTCACTGTG TCCGTTCTATGGGGAGGACTTTTACTGCGAGATCCCACGTAGCTTCAGACACCTCTCATTCTACATCTTCGACAGGGACGTCTTCAGGAGGGACTCAAGTATCG GCAAGGTTGCAGTGAAGAAAGAGGACCTGCAGAAATATCACGGCAAAGACACCTGGTTCCAGCTACAACCTGTCAGTGCTGACTCAGAAGTGCAG gGAAAAGTACACCTGGAGCTGCGTCTGAGTGAAGTCATCACAGACAGTGGAGTCATCAACCATAAACTAGCCACACG agtgTTGGAGTGCCAAGGTCTTCCAATCGTCAACGGCCAATGTGATCCCTACGCTGCTGTCTCCTTACTAGGACCTTCAAG GTCGGAAGCTAAGAAGACCAAAGTAAAGAGGAAAACCAACAATCCACAGTTTGAGGAGGTTTTCTATTTTGAG GTGACGCGGCCGTTAAGCTACACAAAGCGGCAGTTTGATGTTGAAGAAGAGGATGTTGACAAGTTGGCACTGAG GGTGGATCTGTGGAACGCCAGCAACCTGAAGTTTGGGGATGAGTTCCTGGGAGGTGTGCGCGTTCCTCTGCGGGCGTTGGATCAGGCTGGGGTCCACGATGCATG GTACTTTCTTCAACCAAGGGAGAACGGAGGGAAGTCAGTGAAGGTAGAAGAGCTCGGATCTCTGCGTCTGAACATTGTTTACACCGAGGACCACGTCTTTCCCTCCGAACACTACACTCCCCTCAGAGATCTACTGCTGCAATCAGCTAATGTAGAG CCCGTGTCGGCGTCCACAGCTCACACTCTGGGAGAGGTGTGTCGAGAGAAACAAGAAGCAGCCATTCCCCTCGTGCGTCTGTTTCTTCACTACGGCAAGATTGTGCCTTTCATCAGCGCCATCGCTCACGCCGAAGTCAACCGCACACA GGATCCTAACACCATTTTCCGGGGAAACTCGCTGACTTCCAAGTGCATTGATGAGACCATGAAGCTGGCAGGAATGCACTATCTGCGAGTCACACTGAAACCCATTATAGATGAG ATCTGCGCTGAAAACAAATCCTGTGAAATTGACCCGGTCAAGCTCAAAGAATCGGAGAACCTGGATACAAACAGG GAAAATCTTCGGCAGTATGTGGACCGTATCTTCAACGTTATCACCACATCCGGCGTTCGCTGTCCCACCGTAATGTGTGATATCTTCTTCTCTTTGAGAGAGTCCGCTGCCACCCGTTTCCAAG TTGACCAAGATGTCCGATACACAGCAGTGAGCAGTTTCATTTTCCTGCGTTTCTTCGCTCCATCCATCCTTTCTCCCAACTTGTTCCAACTACGACCGCACCATCCA GATCCCGCCACCTCTCGAACCCTCACCCTCATCTCCAAGACGATCCAGACCCTGGGAAGTCTCGCCAAGTCTAAATCT GCCAATTTCAAAGAGTCTTACATGGCTGCATTTTACGACTACTTCAATGAGCAGAAATATGCGGACGCTGTGAAGAAT TTCCTGGACCTGATCTCCACATCTGGCAAATGGGATCAGAAGAGTATTGAAACACCAATCATGCTCAAAGAGGG ATTCATGATAAAGAGAGCACAAGGCAGAAACCGGTTCGGAATGAAGAACTTCAAGAAGAGATGGTTTCGTCTCACCAATCACGAGTTCACTTACCACAAGACGAAAG GTGAGGGCGCTCTGTGCAGCATTCCCATAGACAACATTCTGGCTGTAGAGAGGCTAGAGGAGGAGTCTTTCAAGATGAAAAAT ATGTTCCAGGTTATTCAGCCAGAGCGGGCGCTCTACATCCAGGCCAACAACTGCGTTGAGGCGCGTGACTGGATCGACATCCTGACCAAAGTCAGCCAGTGCAACCGCAAACGCCTAAGCACGTACCATCCTTCAGCCTACCTCAACGGCCACTGGCTCTGCTGCAAGTTCTCAGCAGACACGGCCCCTGGGTGTACGCCCTGCACTGG CGGCCTCCCAGCAAACATCCAGCTGGACgtagatggagacagagagacggagaggattTATTCCCTGTTCAGCACATACATGACCAAACTGATCAAGATGCAAG AGGCCTGCGGCAGTAAATCTGTGTACGACGGGCCCGAACAGGAGGAGTACTCCACCTTTGTCATTGATGACCCCCAGGAGACCTACAAAACCCTGAAACTGATTGTTTCAGCCGTTCAGACCTTGGAGCAGCAGCACACCAAGTACAAACGTGACAAGTTCAAGAAGACAAAGATAGGCAGCCA GGAGCATCCGATTGGAGACAAGAGTTTTCAGTGCTACATCCGCCAGCAGTCTGAGAGCTCCACCTACTCCATCTAG